ACTGTTGTAGGTCAACAAGGAACAAGGCTTAGAGTTTCAGATGCAGTGAAATTGGCTGAATCTTTCACATTTCATACATCTACTATTGGATCAGATATTGGCACTGATCACATTTCTAGTGTCTAATCAGATTGCTCTTTGCATTTGattatgaagaagaagaaaaaaaatatattctttgaTTTAGATATATGTAGTTTCCTTTTGTTTAGCATATTTCAAAGTTATGTACATACTCTAGTTGTAAAAATAGGCATGCTTTCAATGGAATTACTTAGGCTTCAATTAAGTCTTCCATTTTCAGCATAGCCATTTCTGGTTCATGTACATTCTTTATTCTCGTAATATGAAATttggaaaattaaaaaagaagatTCAATCTATATATCATTGTAACCATGGCATCCAATGTAAGaactatatattttatgattctGGCTCAAAATGAGATGAGAATATTTTGTTAACAGTTATGAATTACATTAAAGGCCTTTGCTCTTTGCAAAATCAATTGATATAAATCAACTATCCTAAAGCCAGAGCAATTTTTAATATGCTCTTGATCTGAAATACATCTAACATCACTGTTGAATCTTGTTAACATAGTACAGAGTGCTGTGTTTGTGAATTTCTACCGAACAACTGAATCTGGAGGAGCTTCTTCGGGAATCtgagatttgaataaaaattaattaaaatagaagaccATTTTGTTTAccaacattaattaaaatagaacacAGTGTAAGATGATGATTACCTCTCCAGGATTCCATTTCTCTTTTAACCAAATACTGAGATCTGTTGAAACATTCTCTCCCTGGGACATGCTTCTGCAGAAATAGAAAACAAGAATACATGCCATGTAATTTGTAACTTACATATGAAGCCATTTACATTTTGAAATTCCACAAAGATAACCTCAAAAAGCTTCTGTATTAAACAAAATTTGACGTTTCCACCCAGGTTTAATACTAATGTAAATAGGAGCCTTTCTACTCTATAAACTGTTAAGTAGATGGCTAAACAAAATACATTTCATCTATGAGATAATAAGAGATGTGACTTGCAACATAAATTTTAATGCTATGCCTCTTTTCATCAAAAGGTCCATAATAGAACAGTTAAAAGGGGATTATCTATGCCCTATTTGTATATGGCCAGGCAATAATACACAGAAAAGTTGAGCTAATTTTGGGTGAACAGTGacattaaaaatagttaaattgtGGTAACTAGTTCtgaattaattaacataatGCAACCAAGGACTTACGAAGATTGAACATCTGGTGTAGTCTGAAACATTGGAGTGGAGCTCAAGTCATTGAAGCCAAAGGATGACTGCTGAGAAGTTGAACTCGGGAACATTGTTGACTCCGCTGGGGTAGAGAAGGGGCTGCTTGGAGCACCTGAGAAGCCTCTGCCACTTATGTTTGCAGTGTTGGGTGTAAAAGTGTTTCCTAGTAGTTATTATAACATTTCATAATTAAACACACATAAATGGGGAAGATATGCACCTGAAAAGTGAAAACTGTAGTTGTGGTACACTAGATAAGTAAATATATACCTCCACTTCCGAAGAAACTAGACTGTGGCGGAGTGTTCGGTGCTTGTGCAGAGGGCCTAGCAAGAATGTTATCAACAGATTACTATAGGCGAAGgcaggcataaaaggaaaaaaatacatcaaaagAGAAAATTACAGGAAGAATGACAAAGTCATTGAATGGAAAGCAATGACAGCAAACTTGCGTTTTAATCACTCTAGTAACACCATACTTTGAACCTAATAAACCCGGNNNNNNNNNNNNNTGAGCAGGTCATTACCTATCAAATCCCGTGTTCAATGAAGCACCCAGTTGGCTAAAGCTTGAGACTGACACAGGACCATTGTTTTGTGTAGTTATTGAAAATGGATTTGCATTATGCTGGCCATCATTTTGCATAGGCATTGAAAACGGATTTGCATTCTGATGATTTTGACTGTTAACAGCAGGATTAAATGGCATTCTGTAGGGTTCAGAAAGTAGTTTCTCGAACTCAGCCAACTTGGAATTCAGtgtatttctctctctctcaacctGCAAAGAATATTTTCAagttagaaataataaaattgtatgAATGTCACCTAATAGTTTGAAACATCAGCACAAAAAGAAATAATTGTAaagagtttttattttttaatcgaAAATGAGTTTTTATTACAGAAAAATAAGCAATTACTGTCATGGAGTGGATAAGATTTCATTCAAGAAAAAGGAGAGGGGGGAGAGGTGGGGGCCgcaaaaaagaaaacagaaacaatggaaaaaagaaaagcgTAAGATATCCAGTCTCACTGGGTATCGTAAATTGGAAATCCATTTAAACTGTAGGAATACTACATCCGTTCTTACAATTGATTGCAAGTTCATCCCTCGCTTCACATCCTCATAAGCTGCTGCCCTCAGTTCTTCATAGCTAAAATCACCAACTATGTCACAAGGTGCACTGCATGCATTGAAAGAGGCATTAATATATCACAGTTCTTAACTTTCTTAGAAGTGCAGCGTTGAGTTAATTCATCTTCAAACTTTGATGGGCTGCATAGTAGGTGAATGGTTGATAAACTTTAGCCAATTGGACGAATTAGTATCTTACTCTACATGATCTACTGTCTGCGTTAAGATTTTCAAACCATTATATGTCCAAGAAATATATATACCCTTTAGAATGACCATAGCATGTAAGTATCCAGAGTGGCCTCTCTTGCTTGAAATCTTCAGCAATCTGGCGCTTGCAGACCTCAGGATCTGTACATCTTCAATTGCATCAACAAACATTTAGTAAAGTATATCACTTAACTAAAACAAAGCAAACCCAATGCAAAACACAGACATTCAAAACACATGATCTGTAGAGGCATTGATATGGACCATACAATGCAGCAATGATAAGGTATCCTCCAAAAGAGAAGCCATAAAACTTATTGGAGTAAACATTAAGAAACCAAATTAATCTTCAAAATAGGTCAAAGgctttcaagtttcaaccaAAGATTACAGAATTTATTTCAACATAATTAGACATATTTCTCTATGTTTTATGCACATCGTAGACGTTTAGGCCTAGACCTATATGCGGGACAATGTGCCATCCTAGATTCCCAAATTGATTTGATACGACATCACACGAATGTGAATGCATTAAGAGAAGGGAACAGGGAATTGAAACACTTACTCATGATTCGCCGGTAGGGGGTTGTTATCAGATTGCCGCGAAGCGCCACCCCGAGTCCATTTGTTTTCAAAAGGCTGATTCAAATTAGAAAAGCACACCATCAAGACCAACATTAAACAAAAGCATCTTTTACTAACAATAGTTGATCAGATTAACTGAAACCACACAGAGCAACAAGAACTCCTCAAGAAAAAAACACTCCCTTTTNNNNNNNNNNNNNNNNNNNNNNNNNNNNNNNNNNNNNNNNNNNNNNNNNNNNNNNNNNNNNNNNNNNNNNNNNNNNNNNNNNNNNNNNNNTTGAGGGGTCCCTTTGAATTGTGAGTTGTTGATGTTGTTCTGCACCCCAAAGCCAAAAGGATTGGTCTTTTGCTGCTGTTGGTGTGGTTGTGAAGCAGATTTAGACCCAAATCCAAAAGGGTTAACATTTTGctgttgctgttgctgttgGTAAAAACTATTCTGTCCCCCAAAACCATGAAAACTATTATTAGGCTTCCCTTGTTGTGCCACAGCATGTATAAATTTACACCTATCTCCGTATTGACagctgaaaaagaaaaaataaataaataaataaacagaagcAGTAATCAGAATTCAGAAACACTGTATTCTCAGAACGTTAGGATCCTATGAACAAAACAAAGGAACACTTTTACGaataaaattagcttaaaagtaaaacaaatagggtaatttgaagaaaaaagaggaagaagaagaagaacctgcCACGCTGGAAGTTTCTGCAAAGGTCTCTCATTGAGATTTGGGGTTTTACGTCTGAAACAATGCGTAATTTCTACTACCCGCGTTAACTTCCNNNNNNNNNNNNNNNNNNNNNNNNNNNNNNNNNNNNNNNNNNNNNNNNNNNNNNNNNNNNNNNNNNNNNNNNNNNNNNNNNNNNNNNNNNNNNNNNNNNNNNNNNNNNNNNNNNNNNNNNNNNNNNNNNNNNNNNNNNNNNNNNNNNNNNNNNNNNNNNNNNNNNNNNNNNNNNNNNNNNNNNNNNNNNNNNNNNNNNNNNNNNNNNNNNNNNNNNNNNNNNNNNtatataaataaaataatatgtttATTTACCATATTCATGCAATCTTTAGattatttacaaatttaaaatttgaagcaCCAAATAGATCAAATCTCAAATTTCTTATGCATTtgaaatgtatatatatttataaattatgcTATATGTATAATTTGAAGCACTAAATAAGTCTTTTTAACAATATtaagttaatttattaataataaaaaatatttttaaaataacacaAGTGCACATGTTCTCCATTAGTACACAATTAGAGCGCATTTTGCATTTTTCGTATTTCCTATAATacacaattttttattagagaGTACACAAATTTTAGGACAATCtacctaattaaataaaatgaatgaaTCCTTTACTTATATACACAAAATAGAAACCTGTTACGTACATgtgtaattttatctttatgtaaaCCGTGGAAGCCAACCACAGTTTCAATGTAATACATAAACAGTTGCTACTAGGCACGGTTTACTTGTGAATGGAATTTGTCATAAACAGTAACAAGCTACCACAGTTTATTAAGGTAGGAAAATGCACATAAAACATGGTAAGCAGCAACGGTTTATGAAAAAGTTTGAGTGGGAATAAACCTTTGTTAGCTGCAACGGTTTATGAGGAGGaaaaatctatatatatgtgaGTAAGATTCAAGCtgatgaaaagattattgtcaCAATGGCAAGTGAGGAAGAGAGTACACTTGTCTTAGTGCATTGCTCTGGAAAAAtccaaagaagcaaaaaatatggtgtgaagttcactgataGAGAACCAGTGAGTGTTTTCATCAGTTCATCAAGCACTTTGTCAGATTTGAAGAACAACATCTTGCAGAAGTTTGGGATATTTGGTAGCAAGTGGGTGAAAAAGCTATTCTACAAGATTCCCATCATAGTTGTCTCGACCAGTATTAAGTATGATACCTTTGTGCTAGCGGCTGATGAAGATACTAGGGTTCTGTTTTTCGGAGGTCAGAATACACGAGTTGTTCGCGAAGTTGGAGGTTGGTGTCGATAGTTCTAGGGCATCAGCTCCAGTTCATAGCTCGACTGCCGCGGGAGGTGCGTCTAGTTCGATGCCTATGGTAAGACCATCTATTCCGCTCGCGGTTGATTTAGATCGAACGGAGGTTGTTGGTTCTGTACCTTTGGAGAATCCAGGGGTCTATGGGCAGGCATATTTGGTGGGCACCGGTGGTGGCTTGATCCATGATGCGCAAGGCTTTGGAGAACCTGATCAAGTAGAGAATGCAATGTGTGACGATGACTCTAACCACGAGCCTGTAGATATCGTTGGGGACAGCGATGATGACACAGGTGCCAATCCACATGCAGAGCATTGGCATTCAAGTTCTGGCACTCAGCAGTACCTTCCACACTTCTCCACTCTTAACTTGGAGGCTCTGGGTCAACAGGCAGACGGTGGTCCTACAGTTGGGGGCTCTTCTACAGAATTTCAGATTGGACAATCATTCCAAAATAAAGATGAGGTTGTTTTGAGTGTGAAAGACTACATCATCTGTCGAGGTGTTCAGTACAAAGTCATCGAATCAGACCATCTGAAGTATCATGGAAAATGCAAGGAGTTCGGGAAGGTTTGTACTTGGTTGATTCGCGTAGCGCTGCGTGCACGAAAGGGCACTTGGGAGGTTAGGAGGTACAACGGGCCACACACTTGCTTGGCAACCTCCATTTCCAGTGATCACCGTCAGCTGGATTACCACGTTATCTGTGCGAGGATTCTTCCCTTGGTTAGGGCAGAAGCTGCGGTTACCATAAAGGTCTTGCAACAAGCTACAGAAGCCGATTACGATTTCAGGCATAGTTACAGGAAGGTTTGTTGGATGGCGAAACAAAAGGCAGTGGCACAGATCTATGGAGATTGGGAAGAGTCGTACGCGGAGTTGCCACGTTGGATGCTAGGGGTACATTCGACCATGCCTGGGACAGTTACTGTCTTGAAGACCTCTCCTGTTCAACTTGGGGGTGAGGTCGATGGGTCAACCGTGTACTTTCATCGACTTTTCTGGACATTTCCACTATGCATTGAGGCATTCCGGCATTGCAAGCCCCTCGTGAGTATTGACGGTACCCACTTGTATGGCAAGTACGGAGGCACGCTTCTGCTGGCGATAGCGCAGGATGGGAACTTGAACATCCTCCCGATAGCCTTCGCCCTTGTGGAAGGAGAAAATGCAGAGTCATGGGCATTCTTCTTGTCCAACCTACGATCGCATGTGATGCCACAGGAGGGTCTCCTTGTTATCTCTGACAGGCATAATGGCATCAAGGCTGCACTTGAGGCCCCTAAGACTGGATGGCTGCCTCTACGTGCTTTTTGAGTATATTGTATTCATCATGTGGCTGCAAATTTCGCCTTTACCTTCAAAGGTAAAGATTGCTAGGAGGATGTTGGTCAATGCTGCCTACACAAAAACAGAAGCAGAGTTTTATTACTGGTTTAAGATCATGCAGACTGAGAATCTGGCAATGTGTGAATGGGCCAACCGGATGGAATACGACAAATGGACCCAACACGAGGATGGTGGTAGACGATTTGGGCACATGAAAACCAACATTAGTGAATGTGTGAACTCCGTGTTAAAGGGAACTTGCAACCTCCCGGTCACATCGTTGGTTAAGTCTACTTACGGGAGGCTTGCTGAGCTATTCGTGTTCCGCGGACAGACAGCAGAGGCACAACTCGAATCTAGGCATGAATTTTGTCAGGCATTGGTCAAGGCTATTGATCGGAACATAAGAGACTCAAGGTGCTTCACCGTGACTTTATACGATAGGCACCATGATACAAGCGAGCTTCGTCCTCCATGACTCTACCACTCAAATCTCACCAAAACCTTCCAAAGCTCTCTATGAAACTCTCTCAACCCCCCTTGCTCATTCAATTTTTGTTTCAGTACAAATTATCCGCCATGACCATCAACAGATTATGTATTTATACTACTTTGCATGTAAACCGTGGGAACCAATGGAGTTTTCATTCAAGTCCTCCTCTTCATAAACCATGGGAAGCAACCATGGTTTATGCCTAAGCTTTTTCCTTCATAATCCGTGGTAGGTCGCCACGGATTATGCCCAACATAAAACCTTGTAGCCTCCAATGATTTACGTACAAAATAGAAACCGTGGTTAGCTCCCACGGTTTacataaaattgaaattgtaCATGCACGTAAGAagtttatgttttgtgtattCAGGTAAACAATTTacagaatttatttaattaggtaAATTGCCCCAAATTTTAAAGCACagtatatacaattttttacataacataaatttattaatataacacataaatttttgcacatagtatacaaatttttaaaatatagcacacaaattttcaaaatataatacacaaagACGAATTCAAAATATTACCATGgtcaataacatatataatattaaaataaaatttatacaaataaattatatcGTATAAAATGCTTTACTGAAAATATAggatagaaaaatatattttaaagtacaAGTCTTTTGAGTAACCAAGTTTAAccaaattgtttaaaaataaatcatcgttacttcttctttttcttacgtttcttcttccttcttcaacGTCGTTATCGCCACTGCCgtgtttcttcttccttcttcaacGTCGTTATCGCCACTGCCGTCACAACGCCATCGTCGTCATTGTCGCTATCACCActgtcttctttttcttcctcttttaagtcattatcatcatcttcacttctttttttctcttataaatatttagaaaattagATCACAGAAATTTTGATgcataatacataaattttggtatacagcacaaaaaaaaatgttaaggaCCACATGGCCAAAACATAAATACCCAACTAATAAAATACGtacaacacataaatttttgtaaacaacacaaaaattttGTGTGCATagcatattattttttatgtgcaGCATAGAAATTTTTGGAGAGCTACATATCTAGAACATTGACTCActtaactaacaaaaaaaatttgtgctATGTATAAAGATTTGTGTGTTATGTGCAAAAAAAATATGTGTTATGCGTAAAAATATGTGTGCTATATCTATAAATTGTGTTATGTGCAAAATTCTGTGTtatgtttcaaaaatttatgtGCTATACTAATAACTTCTTATGCTCTCCAATAAAAATTTGTGTGCAGCAAAAAacgcaaaaaaaataatagtgatGTATGCATGTATTTTTTTCGCTAGACtttatgtaaataataaatagttagttagcgaataaattaattattaatcaaagtGATTAAAAAATGgaatttttatagtttaatgagatagaaaaaattaaaacaaaaattttgacaccaattttaaaGGATTTGGTCCAAGATTGGGTCGAACCAGGTGAGCTGGGCCCGTATTGGCCCAAGCCCAACCCATCACACTAAATCAAATAAGCTTCAGCTCCTCCTTTCCCTTACCACAATGAAACACGTTGAAAAACTGAATTGGGGGAAGGGAAGGATAGTTCCATGAAGGAGTGTGCCTTTCCACATTCCCCACACCCTTGTCATGATAAGAGAGGGAATTTTTGTCCTCAACTTGCCATCCGAATACATTTTCAAGTTAACGAGCAAGCGGGATCGCACCCAAATCATGTCCTCTCGACCATTTCAGCCACACACACATCTCGACCGTTCCGGCCACATACGCATCTCGACCATTCTGGCCACACACACATCTCGACCATTCCGGCCACACATAGTCATCCCCATTCTCATCATTAACACCTTAGTTCAGTTACTCTAGACCTTCCTTTACTTCCAAGTAACCCTCCTTCTCATAGCTTAATCTtatcattttaaacttttaCTTCATCTCCAAGTTTCCTTAATTTCCTATCTTCATCCTAAGACTAGGCTTACTGACAATATTTAGGCCAAAGGAACGAAAATTAGAAGTCTAGAGGTTCGAGTTTAagctttaaaatataaaatctgTTTTTGCTGAAACAGGGGCTACGAGTACACGTGATCGATACGCGTTTAGGCCAAGACGTGTACGCATCCCCTGattacgcgtacgcatgcaaaCTAGGCAGTAGCGTTTGTCCGCGAAGGGGGTATATGCGTATGCAAAAATTtcatgtcatgcgtacgcgtggacatgcgtttctccaaaaatttcactaactttcaaaagctgcagaattttaatttctatccTCAAACTTTCGACacgcataacttttttgttttaaatcatttttcatctgTTCTTCGAACGGTTTAAGCTTCACGGACCCaattttcacataaaaaatttttgaaaccaTTTGAAGGTTTGGAAGCCAAGTTATGACTCGCCGAAGTTCGGCCAACAACTAACTTTTCACAAAAAGCTCAAACCTCAATTTTCACAAAGACTAAACTCAATCCCACTTCCTTTACTCATATTCAACACAACCACACACCATTTAAAAATGCCAAGACCTCCACACCTTACCTCAAACAAATATACCTCAATATACACATATTCTCATATCAAACATCCATTTCTTAATCAACAAGAAACATCAATAAACCACTACAAACTCATATTCATTTTTctaattcatcattcataaaaCTATTTTCACCATCCACAATCACATTCACATCATGCTTTAATTCCACCCAATACACACCCTAAGTTCTTCACGTCCACCAACAAAATAATCAACATTCTATCATACATATACAATCAATGACTTCAACTTATCAAACAATAATCAAACACCCAATAGCATATAGTCCCACTCTAACCATGATCACCAACACATACTTAAATTATATCATCAGTCAATATTTCTAATACTAAGCATCCAACACACATAATCATTTCAGCTTATCCTATGGttctctagcctaagttttcacaaaatcttatatattaaatacgagaaaTCAAAACCATACATTGGCCGGTTCCTCCTTAAACCAACGACACTTAAAATTTCCCCCATTCCAC
The genomic region above belongs to Arachis duranensis cultivar V14167 chromosome 3, aradu.V14167.gnm2.J7QH, whole genome shotgun sequence and contains:
- the LOC107477426 gene encoding uncharacterized protein LOC107477426, which produces MPMVRPSIPLAVDLDRTEVVGSVPLENPGVYGQAYLVGTGGGLIHDAQGFGEPDQVENAMCDDDSNHEPVDIVGDSDDDTGANPHAEHWHSSSGTQQYLPHFSTLNLEALGQQADGGPTVGGSSTEFQIGQSFQNKDEVVLSVKDYIICRGVQYKVIESDHLKYHGKCKEFGKVCTWLIRVALRARKGTWEVRRYNGPHTCLATSISSDHRQLDYHVICARILPLVRAEAAVTIKVLQQATEADYDFRHSYRKVCWMAKQKAVAQIYGDWEESYAELPRWMLGVHSTMPGTVTVLKTSPVQLGGEVDGSTVYFHRLFWTFPLCIEAFRHCKPLVSIDGTHLYGKYGGTLLLAIAQDGNLNILPIAFALVEGENAESWAFFLSNLRSHVMPQEGLLVISDRHNGIKAALEAPKTGWLPLRAF
- the LOC107477370 gene encoding zinc finger CCCH domain-containing protein 16 (The sequence of the model RefSeq protein was modified relative to this genomic sequence to represent the inferred CDS: added 15 bases not found in genome assembly), which translates into the protein MRDLCRNFQRGSCQYGDRCKFIHAVAQQGKPNNSFHGFGGQNSFYQQQQQQQNVNPFGFGSKSASQPHQQQQKTNPFGFGVQNNINNSQFKGTPQQNQFKPFENKWTRGGASRQSDNNPLPANHECTDPEVCKRQIAEDFKQERPLWILTCYGHSKGAPCDIVGDFSYEELRAAAYEDVKRGMNLQSIVERERNTLNSKLAEFEKLLSEPYRMPFNPAVNSQNHQNANPFSMPMQNDGQHNANPFSITTQNNGPVSVSSFSQLGASLNTGFDRPSAQAPNTPPQSSFFGSGGNTFTPNTANISGRGFSGAPSSPFSTPAESTMFPSSTSQQSSFGFNDLSSTPMFQTTPDVQSSSMSQGENVSTDLSIWLKEKWNPGEIPEEAPPDSVVR